From Qipengyuania soli:
GTATTCGAAAAGCAAGACAATGATCGTTGGGAACGCTATTTACTCTACCCGTGACCGATGCAACGCCAGCGATAGTAATTGCCGCCGGTGGCGAAGGACGCCGCATGGGCGGCAGCAAACCGGCTCAAACACTCGCCGGGAAATCTCTTCTTGATCATGCCTTGCATTGGGCAAGCAAGCATTCTGATCTGATCGCTGTTGCTGTTCGCGATTCCGATCAGCTTGATCTCACCTCGATTCCGATACTGGTTGATGCAGCGGCAGACCTTGGTCCGATCAGCGCCTTGAAGAGTGCCTTCGGTTTCGCTGAAGAGCATAATCGTGACCAAGTCCTGCTGATCGGATGCGATTTGCCGTTCCTGCCATCCGATCTCGCGGAACGACTTGCGCGGGGAATTGGCTCGCAATCCTGCGCCATGCCAGTGAGCAAAGGGCGCGATCATCCAATGACCGCCTTGTGGAGGGTCGAGTGCGCCGCTTTGGATGCCTTCGTTGCAACGGGAGGGCGTTCGATCTGGCGCTTCGCGGAATGCGTCGGGGTTAAGCGTGTCGATTGGCCAGCGGACCAAGGCATCGATCCCTTCACCAATATCAACGACCTTGAAATGCTCGCACGAGCAGAGAGCAAGCTCCGGCAGTCATAATGTCTGGGAAGAAGCGCGTGGTTGCTGCCGCCCCTACGATCGTTCAGCCCGTCTTGCGCGGACGCAAAAGCAGGGGGCCGTAAAGCACCGCAAACCCGCCAAAGGCGGCGATCCAGGCTGCCCCCGAGATGGTATGTAGCAGCTGCGCCTGAGCGGGCCAGACCCCCGCGGCGAACCTGGCTGCTACTGCCAAAACAACCGCGACGTAAATAGCTATAGTCCCTCCCCCAGCAGTCAGCTCCCGCCCGGTGTGACCAAGCGTTGCGCGGGTCATCACGGCTAAGGTCATGAGGCCGATACCTCCTGCCATCCAGATGTGTTGCGCCGTCCCCGCTCCTGCGAAACCGTAGCCAAAAGTTTCGGCTGCGCCAGCCAATGCGCCGAGCGGTATGAAGAAGTAGCCGGCGTGCAAGACAAAGACGAGCGGCTCCGCTCCTGTCCGATCCCCGGCCCAGCGCATAAGCCTAACAAGGTGGAGCACACCGGCAATCGCGAGAAACACGGCTGTGACTAGTGCATCCGGTTTGACCAGCCAACACAAGACGGCAGCCAGCAAGCCAGCCAGTGCGATCTTGTCGAAGACCTGCATCGGCGGGACGGGCAATCGTTCCTCCCCTTGTTTCACCAGCCAGTTGCGCGTGAAAGAGGGAACGATGCGGCCCCCGATAAGAGAGATCATCAACACCGCGGCGCCTAGTCCAAGACGCAGCCCGTAGCCCTGCGCAGCAAAGGTCCCTTTCGCAAATTCCCAGTGGAACAGTCCATTCGCAAGACAGAACACGACGAGCAATGCCACCACCGGCAGGTTGCGCCAGTTTTTCCCGACGACAATCTCCCGGCCTAGGAGCCCAGCTAATACGAGGAGCATGGCAAGATCGGCAGAGGCGACCGCGATCGGATCGAGATAATGCGAAACGGAAACTGCCAAGCGGCCCCCAATCCACAGCACCACAAGTCCGCCCAGCGCCCATCCGGTGACTGGTAATCGCCCGGTCCAATTGGGAACCGCCGTCAACAGGAACCCGGCAATAATCGCGCCCAAATAGCCGAACAGGAATTCATGGGCGTGCCAGCTCACCGGATCGAACACCGTGGGCAGCGCAAGTCGCCCGGAGAGCATAGCAATCCAGAGGATCATCGCCGCCGCGGCCCATATCGCTCCCAGCAGAAAGAATGGGCGGAAGCCAAAGCTCAGCACAGCTGGACCCTGCCATGCGCGATGCCGCTCCATAGTCCTTAATGTCACCATTGCTATGCTCCCAGTGGCATCAAACTAAGGCTAGAACTCGGTCGCCACCACCATGTCACCCGATGCGCGGGCTGAACCTCCGGGCGTGCAGCGTATAAGCCAATCCGCTTGAGCGAGCGCGGCCTGGGCGCCGCTTTCCTGATTGCTGAGTGGGCGCAATCCGCGTTCACCCCAAGAGGCGCGAGTGAAGGTTTCACGGTTGCCCGTTTCGGGTATCGTCCCTTCAAGCGGCAACTCCCGCCAGTGCAAGACCTTGCCGATTGCCTGGCCTTGCAGCTTCGCAAGCAGCGGCACCAGGAACAACCGCGCCGTGACCATGGCGGATGTCGGATTACCGGGAAGCCCGAGCACCCACTTGCCCTTTGCCCTTCCCAGCCACACAGGCTTCCCCGGTTTCATCGCGACTTTGGCGAACAGCAATTCGAGCCCGTGCGGCGCAAACATGGGCTTGGCAAAATCGCGCTCACCAACCGAAGCGCCGCCGGTCACAATCACGACATCGGCAAGGTCCAGCACCTTACCGGCAAGTCGCTCAAGAGCGGGCAAGGCGTCCTCACCGACCACCCGATCGACAATCCTTGCCCCAGCCTGCTCAGCCATGGCCGCAATGCCAAGCGTCACGCTTTCAGGAATGGCGTCGGCACGAAGATGGGCCAGCCCGGGAAGCGCCAGTTCGTCTCCGGTGCCTATGATAGCGACCTTTGGCTGTGCATGAACCTGCACCGTCGCCTGGTCTGCAGCGGCCGCTGCGATCATTGCACGAGGTGACAAACGTGTTCCCGCCTCCAGCAGGACGTCACCCGCCGCAAAGTCACTGCCAGCGCTGCGAACGTGCCAACCGGGGCCATAGCCCTCAGCAAAGCGCACGATCCCGCCCTCGCGCTCAGCATATTCCTGCATGATGCAGCGGTCAGTGCCTTTTGGCATTGGAGCGCCAGTGAAAATGCGCGCGGCCTCACCCGGCCCAACCTCTCCCGAGAAGCTCAATCCCGCGCGGCTTTCGCCCACCACCCTGATCGGCTCGTCTGGAGATGTGGAGGCGTCCAGAACCGCATATCCATCCATTGCCGCAACTGCCATGCGCGGCGCGGCACTGCGAGCTGTTACCGGCTCGGCGAGTACGCGCCCGGTTGCGCAGGCAAGCGCGGCCTCCTCTATCGCCAGAGGGCTGATTTCAGCTTCAAGCCGAGCAAGCGCCTCATCAACTGTAATCAAGCGCAGACATCCCGCAGTCGCGGCAACGCGCCCGCGATCGAGCATGGCTTGTGACGGCTATCGAATTCCAATTCGAGCAAGCCGTCCCACGCATCCCGGCAGGCTCCGGTTGAACCGGGCACGCAGAAGATGAAAGCATTCCCCGCCTGTCCAGCAAACGCGCGCGACTGCATGGTTGCGACGCCAACGCTTTGCAAGCTCTTCTGGTGAAAGGCCACCGAGAAGCCATCCATTTCGCGCTTGAGGAGCGGCTTGACAGCTTCCGGCGTATGGTCGCGCGGCGAAAACCCAGTCCCGCCGGTGGTCAGGATGATCTCGATTTCGGGATTGGCGAGCCACTCGCGCAGGCAAGCGCGAATGTCCTCGATCTCATCCTTCACGATATCGTGCGCAATGAGCTTGTGCCCCGCCGATTGCAGGCGCTCGACGAGCAAGCCACCTGACGTGTCGGTCTCAAGTGTGCGAGTGTCGGAGATCGTGAGAACCGCGATACCCAATGGAAAGAAGGTCAGGCTTTCATCGATTCCCGGCATAAATCCTCACTTGCTCGCCTATCCCAGCGTGCATTGTCCAAATGGTCCTGACTGGTTGGTTCGATCCAGCTCGATCCACTCTCACACTCTTCGCGCTTCCAGAACACGGCCTCGGTCTTCAGCCGGTCCATCATGTAATCCGCAGCTTCGAAGGCGGCGCGCCGATGCGCAGACGCCGTGGCGACAAAGACGATCGGCTCGCCTGGAAATATCCTCCCTACTCGATGGACAACATGGCTTTTCGAGATTGGAAAATGCGTATGAGCCTCTTCGGCAATGGCCCGCATCGAAGCCAAAGTCACACTGCGATACTTCTCCAGAATGAGAGCATCGACTTCGCCGCCATCCTTTGCCCGCGAACGCGCACGACCAGTGAAACTCACCACCGCGCCTTCGTCGTCGAGTTCGCTTGAAAACTGAGCGAGCAGCGCGGCAGGATCGAACTCCCGCTCATGCAATTCGACCGCCATACTCATCCACCGGACACCGGAGGAAAGATCGCCACGACATCGCCGGGCCTCACGACCGTTTCGTCGGGGACGATGGTTTCATTGATGCAGGCCCGGATCCGTCCTTTGGCCAGACTATCCTGAAGGAGCGGAAAGTGGCTACCCAGACTCGCCAGGAGATCAGGCACGTGAAGCCCCGAGGCTGGTAGCGGGATGTCGACAGTCGGACCGCATGGATCGGCCAGTCGGCCGCAGAGTTCGACGCTGATCGTCAGTTCGGCCATGCGTTATCCTCCAATCGATGCCAGGTGCGGTGTCGCGCCGCTATTCCCCTCGTGCAGGCGATGCGCAGGCGCCTTGGCTCCAACCAGCGTCCGAATGCGCTCCGCCAGGTCCGTTTCAGAATCCTCTGCCAGCAGCGGTCGTAGATCGAAACCGCCATCCCCGAACAGGCAGAGATGCAATTTACCGTCGGATGACAATCGCAGGCGATTGCAGCTTGCGCAGAAGTCCTTCGAATAGGGGGCTATGATACCGATGCGGCCCTTCGCCTCCGGATGGCCGAACTCTACGGCCGGGCCTGCACCGACCTCGCGAGGCAGCCGCTGCCACCCGACAGCTTCCAGCCGGTCGATGACGCTCTGCCCCGCGACATGGCGCTCGTCAAAGAAGGAAGCGTTGTCGTTCGTTCGCATCACCTCGATGAAACGCAGCGACAGATCGCGGGCGGCCACGAATTCCACCATCGTCTCCAGCTCATCATCGTTCACTCCGCGCATAAGCACCGCATTGAGCTTGATGCTCTCAAACCCCGCAGCCTCGGCAGCATCAATCCCGCGCATCACCTCGGCAAGCCGGTCATGGCCGGTGATGGCCGAGAAGCGGGCGGGATCGAGCGAATCCACGCTGATATTGATCGCGCTCACACCGCAATCGCGCCATGCTTTTGCACGCTGGGCGAGACGGTATCCGTTTGTGGTCATCGCTACTTTGTGGATCCCTGGCACTTGCGAAACCGTACGGACGACGTCTTCGAAATCGCGCCGCAAGGTTGGTTCCCCGCCCGTCAGGCGGACTTTCCATAGGCCAAGCTGTGCAAAGGCCGTGACAGCTCTGCGAACTTCCTCAACGGACAGTTCGTTCGGCAAATTGCACGGCTTCTTGTATCCCTCCGGGAGGCAATAGGTGCAGCGAAAGTTGCAGACCTCGGTCAGCGAAAGGCGCAGATATTCGAAGCGTCGCCCGATACTATCGCTCAGCCGTGTGGAGCCGCCAGTCGCCAACGGAAGAACATCTCGGATGCGATGCTCGTTCACTGAACCAGCGGACCTTCTGCCGCAGCGAGATCGACGCCTTCGATCTCGGATTCGCTGGCAAGGATCGACAGATACTGGGACATGGCCTTGCGGTAGCTTGCCTCCTCCAAATAGTTGCGGATCGATTGCTCGACCAACTCGAACGGCAAGTGCCTGCCCTCGGCCCGTCGCCCGGCACGGATCACGTGCACACCATAGGGTGACTTCACCGGATCGCGGCACAACTCGCCTTCCGCCAACGCGAACAGCGCCTGTTCGAACTCCGCGACCGTCTGGCCCTTGCCGACCTGGCCGAGATTGCCGCCCTGCTCTTTCGAAGGACAGGCTGATTTGGCCTTGGCCAGCTCAGCGAAACAGGCAGGGTCTTTCTCGAGTTCGCGAATGGCCATACGCGCATCGCCTACTGCCAGGCTGTAGTTGAACTCATCCTCCGGGCTGGCGGAGAAGAGGATATGCTCCGCTTCGATCAAGGTCTCGCTGCAGAAGCGGTCGGTGTGGTTGTTATAGAAGCGCCTTGCCTCCTCTGTGGTTGCGCTCGGCACCATGACATTCTCGACCAGGAGAGCGTCGATCCGGGCATCGTCCTTGACCAGTTTGCGGCCTTCGACATCGGTACACTCACCTGCGACGATCTCTTGCCGGTCTGCTTCTGCGAGCAGGAGCTGGCGGACAGCGAGCGCCCGCGCCGCTTCCTGCCAGGCTTCCTCTGCGTCGGGGGCCGGATGGTTCTGTACCTCGGCGGCGATGGCGGCGGCGGAGATTTCGACCCCGCCGACAACCACTTTGGGATGCTCCATGACGTCAGCCATGGCCGATCGCCTTGCGCGAGCGGACAACCTGGTAGCCGCCCCGCCACAAATAGCGCACGGGCGCGGAGAGCATGTGCACCAGCCGGGTGAAAGGGAACAGCAGGAAGATTGTCAGGCCCAGGAAGATATGGGTCCGGAAGATCCAGTGCGAGCCGTCGAGCCACAGCGAGGCGGTGGGGTTGAAGGTGAAGATGCCATTCGCCCAGGCCATGAAGCGCACCATCTGCTCGCCGTCCATATGGCCGAGCGACAGCGGCACCGTGGCAAGTCCGAGCGCGAGCTGGATCCATAGCAGCGCCAGGATTCCGGTGTCGGCAAAGGTCGAGTTGGCGCGGATGCGCGGGTCGAACAACCGCCGATGGAGCAACATCGAGGCGCCGATGAAGGCAATAGTGCCAGCAAGACCGCCGCCATAGACCGCCAGCGCCTGCTTCCATTCGTGCTTCACCGCCAGCGAGTCGAACACCCAGATCGGCACCAGCAGGCCGACGATATGGCCGAACAGCACGAACAGCACGCCGGCATGGAACAGCACCGAACCCCACATCAGCTGCTTGCGGCGCAGGAGCTGGCTCGAACCGGATCGCCAGCTGTAAGGTTCGCGGTCGAAGCGGATGATTGAGCCGACCGCCAGCGTCGCCAGCGCGATGTAGGGATAGATGCCGAAGAGCAGGTGGTTGAGATATGTGTTCATGGCTCAATTCCTCCTGTCGGTCGCGGCAAGGGATGGATCGCGCATCCGTTCGAGCATCGCGCTCACCTGAGGGCATGCAGCATTGGGATCGGGCGCAGCTTCGGCGGAGAAGCGGATTTCCTCCTCTTCCCATTGCGCATCGAGTTCCTCCAGCGTCGCCGGATCCTCGGGCGGCGGCATCGAATTTGCCGCTTCCGCGTCCATTTCGATGCCGGCGATGTCGCACAGCAGAGCGAAGAGCGGGGCGTATTCGGATTGCTTCTCGGCAAGCCGCGCAGCCAGCGCGACCAGCACCAGACCGGGCTCTGCCAGCGTGTCGCGCGCCTTTGCCTCCGGCAAAGTCGAGCAGTAATCGAGGAACAGCGGCAAATAGTCGGGCAGCTCCTTCGCCACCGGGTCGAGCCCGGCCTCGAGATAGCGCTGCCGCAGGTCGACCATCGCCTGTCCGCGGTCGCGGCTTTCGCCGTGAACATGCTCGAACAGGTGCAGGCTGTGCGCCCGGCCGCGGTCGAACAGTTCGACATAAGCTTCCTGCGCATCGTAGATGTCGCTCGCCGCAAGCCGGTCGATCAGCGGCGCCAGTCGCTCGGTCGTGCCGGACGGAAGCGCCGGATCGGCGGCAAGCCGGTCGCGCAGCTCATCGAGTACGTCGACGAGCTGGGTGGTCGGATACTGCAGCAGCAGCGAGATCAGGTGCAGGCTCTTCATCAGAACACCTCCGTCGGAGTCTGGAGTTTCTTGCGCGCCGGCGCGCCGAACAGGTTGGTGTCGCTGGATCCGCCCGAACAGCCGTTGCCGAAGGAGAAGCCGCAGGCTCCGCGTTCGTCGTACATGTCCTCGGCATCTTCGCGGTGGCCGGTGGGGATGACGAAGCGGTCTTCATAGTCCGCCAGCGCCATAACCTTGTACATCTCCTCGATCTGCAGGCCGGTGAGGCCGACATTCTCGGCGATGCTGGCGTCGTTCACACCCTCGACCGTCTTCGCACGCATGTAGCCGCGCATCGCGAGCATGCGTTCTAGGCATTGCGCGATCGGCTCCTCGTCGCCCGCAGTCAGCAGGTTGGCGAGGTATTTGAGCGGGATCCGGAGCGAACGGATGTCGGGCATGCCGTTGTTGACCGCGATGTCGCCCGAGCTCGCCGCCGCGCTGATCGGCGAGAGCGGCGGCACGTACCAGACCATCGGCAATGTGCGGTATTCGGGGTGAAGCGGGAAGGCGACCTTCCATTCCATCGCCATCTTCCACACCGGCGAGTTGCGCGCAGCCTCGAGCCAGGCTTCGGGCACGCCGTCCTTGCGGGCCTGGTCGATCACGGCCGGATCATTGGGGTCGAGGAAGATATCGAGCTGGGCCTGATAGAGGTCCTCGATATTCTCCGCGCTCGCCGCCTCTTCGA
This genomic window contains:
- a CDS encoding molybdopterin molybdotransferase MoeA; this translates as MLDRGRVAATAGCLRLITVDEALARLEAEISPLAIEEAALACATGRVLAEPVTARSAAPRMAVAAMDGYAVLDASTSPDEPIRVVGESRAGLSFSGEVGPGEAARIFTGAPMPKGTDRCIMQEYAEREGGIVRFAEGYGPGWHVRSAGSDFAAGDVLLEAGTRLSPRAMIAAAAADQATVQVHAQPKVAIIGTGDELALPGLAHLRADAIPESVTLGIAAMAEQAGARIVDRVVGEDALPALERLAGKVLDLADVVIVTGGASVGERDFAKPMFAPHGLELLFAKVAMKPGKPVWLGRAKGKWVLGLPGNPTSAMVTARLFLVPLLAKLQGQAIGKVLHWRELPLEGTIPETGNRETFTRASWGERGLRPLSNQESGAQAALAQADWLIRCTPGGSARASGDMVVATEF
- a CDS encoding molybdenum cofactor synthesis domain-containing protein, with the translated sequence MPGIDESLTFFPLGIAVLTISDTRTLETDTSGGLLVERLQSAGHKLIAHDIVKDEIEDIRACLREWLANPEIEIILTTGGTGFSPRDHTPEAVKPLLKREMDGFSVAFHQKSLQSVGVATMQSRAFAGQAGNAFIFCVPGSTGACRDAWDGLLELEFDSRHKPCSIAGALPRLRDVCA
- a CDS encoding NnrS family protein, which produces MERHRAWQGPAVLSFGFRPFFLLGAIWAAAAMILWIAMLSGRLALPTVFDPVSWHAHEFLFGYLGAIIAGFLLTAVPNWTGRLPVTGWALGGLVVLWIGGRLAVSVSHYLDPIAVASADLAMLLVLAGLLGREIVVGKNWRNLPVVALLVVFCLANGLFHWEFAKGTFAAQGYGLRLGLGAAVLMISLIGGRIVPSFTRNWLVKQGEERLPVPPMQVFDKIALAGLLAAVLCWLVKPDALVTAVFLAIAGVLHLVRLMRWAGDRTGAEPLVFVLHAGYFFIPLGALAGAAETFGYGFAGAGTAQHIWMAGGIGLMTLAVMTRATLGHTGRELTAGGGTIAIYVAVVLAVAARFAAGVWPAQAQLLHTISGAAWIAAFGGFAVLYGPLLLRPRKTG
- a CDS encoding molybdenum cofactor biosynthesis protein MoaE, with amino-acid sequence MSMAVELHEREFDPAALLAQFSSELDDEGAVVSFTGRARSRAKDGGEVDALILEKYRSVTLASMRAIAEEAHTHFPISKSHVVHRVGRIFPGEPIVFVATASAHRRAAFEAADYMMDRLKTEAVFWKREECESGSSWIEPTSQDHLDNARWDRRASEDLCRESMKA
- a CDS encoding peptidylprolyl isomerase, encoding MADVMEHPKVVVGGVEISAAAIAAEVQNHPAPDAEEAWQEAARALAVRQLLLAEADRQEIVAGECTDVEGRKLVKDDARIDALLVENVMVPSATTEEARRFYNNHTDRFCSETLIEAEHILFSASPEDEFNYSLAVGDARMAIRELEKDPACFAELAKAKSACPSKEQGGNLGQVGKGQTVAEFEQALFALAEGELCRDPVKSPYGVHVIRAGRRAEGRHLPFELVEQSIRNYLEEASYRKAMSQYLSILASESEIEGVDLAAAEGPLVQ
- the mobA gene encoding molybdenum cofactor guanylyltransferase — encoded protein: MTDATPAIVIAAGGEGRRMGGSKPAQTLAGKSLLDHALHWASKHSDLIAVAVRDSDQLDLTSIPILVDAAADLGPISALKSAFGFAEEHNRDQVLLIGCDLPFLPSDLAERLARGIGSQSCAMPVSKGRDHPMTALWRVECAALDAFVATGGRSIWRFAECVGVKRVDWPADQGIDPFTNINDLEMLARAESKLRQS
- a CDS encoding MoaD/ThiS family protein; the encoded protein is MAELTISVELCGRLADPCGPTVDIPLPASGLHVPDLLASLGSHFPLLQDSLAKGRIRACINETIVPDETVVRPGDVVAIFPPVSGG
- the moaA gene encoding GTP 3',8-cyclase MoaA: MNEHRIRDVLPLATGGSTRLSDSIGRRFEYLRLSLTEVCNFRCTYCLPEGYKKPCNLPNELSVEEVRRAVTAFAQLGLWKVRLTGGEPTLRRDFEDVVRTVSQVPGIHKVAMTTNGYRLAQRAKAWRDCGVSAINISVDSLDPARFSAITGHDRLAEVMRGIDAAEAAGFESIKLNAVLMRGVNDDELETMVEFVAARDLSLRFIEVMRTNDNASFFDERHVAGQSVIDRLEAVGWQRLPREVGAGPAVEFGHPEAKGRIGIIAPYSKDFCASCNRLRLSSDGKLHLCLFGDGGFDLRPLLAEDSETDLAERIRTLVGAKAPAHRLHEGNSGATPHLASIGG
- the narJ gene encoding nitrate reductase molybdenum cofactor assembly chaperone produces the protein MKSLHLISLLLQYPTTQLVDVLDELRDRLAADPALPSGTTERLAPLIDRLAASDIYDAQEAYVELFDRGRAHSLHLFEHVHGESRDRGQAMVDLRQRYLEAGLDPVAKELPDYLPLFLDYCSTLPEAKARDTLAEPGLVLVALAARLAEKQSEYAPLFALLCDIAGIEMDAEAANSMPPPEDPATLEELDAQWEEEEIRFSAEAAPDPNAACPQVSAMLERMRDPSLAATDRRN
- the narI gene encoding respiratory nitrate reductase subunit gamma, encoding MNTYLNHLLFGIYPYIALATLAVGSIIRFDREPYSWRSGSSQLLRRKQLMWGSVLFHAGVLFVLFGHIVGLLVPIWVFDSLAVKHEWKQALAVYGGGLAGTIAFIGASMLLHRRLFDPRIRANSTFADTGILALLWIQLALGLATVPLSLGHMDGEQMVRFMAWANGIFTFNPTASLWLDGSHWIFRTHIFLGLTIFLLFPFTRLVHMLSAPVRYLWRGGYQVVRSRKAIGHG